AAGGGGTATCGGGTACAAGTTTAATGAGCCGGAGTGATTTTTTTGCTAAAAGATCACTTCAGAAAAAGTAACTTTATGACCGTTACAATTTATATTATTTTATTAATTCTGTTTACTTCCCTGCAAAACCTTTACTTAAAAAGCATACAACGCGATTTGGAAGCCGATGCAGTTTTTTTCGCTTCGGAAGTAAAAGCGCCTATGGCGGCCGGTAAGTATCAGGAAGTCGGGCGCGTAGTGCAGGACCTATCCCGGCAGTTTTACAAAAGTATCACCGTTATAAACACCTTCGGGAACAGAATAGCGGAGGTGGGGGAATTTCGCGAGCGAGATTTACCGCTCGAAGGCATCCTGAAGGGCAAAAATTACGTTGACAAAAACGCATTTCAAATCTTGATTTCCCGCCAGTTTTCCGCAGCAGTTCCTATTTTGTTTGAAAATAAAATTCACGGAGCTGTTGTGGTAGGGCTGCCCCCGGATGAAGTAAATAAAATACTATGGATAAACCTGTTGTTTTTCTTTACGGTCTTTTTTGGTATTTTAAGATCCGTTTTACTGTTGAAAAAAGTCGATACCCATATAATTAAACCCATATCCACCATGATTGAGGTGAGCAGAAATTTTGCGGCAGGTAACTTTACCAGGACAGTCCATGTTAATTCCCTGGATGAAATAGGGCAGCTCAGCAAGGAATTAAATCTACTGGCTAAAAAGTTGAGAATTACTCTTGAAGAATTAAACGAAAAGACGGCCGGAGTGGAGGACCTGCTGGCGGGCATAGTCGATGGCATTATCGTGGTAGATGCCCAGCGAAGGGTAATGCTCATCAACCCAGCAGCCTGCAAACTTGTTGGAGCAGACTCCGAAAAGTCAGCCGGGAAAAAGCTGATCAGCATTATCCGCAATTACCAACTGGATGAAGCGGTGAAAAAGACTCTAAAAGAGGGTTCTCCTTATTTTAAAGAAATAGTTTTGCTGCCCCGGGAGCAGATTTTAAAAGTTCATATAACCCCAATCAAAGATAGGGCGGGGAGGATTTCGGGCAGCGTCATTGTGATGAGAGACATTACGGAGTTAAAGCATCTCGAAAAGCTCCGTTCCGAATTTCTAGCTAATGTATCTCATGAATTGAGGACTCCCCTTACGTCCATAAAAGGCTTTGTGGAGACCCTGCTCGAGGGCGCGTACAAGGACCCCGGCCTTGCAAAAAGGTTTTTATCCATAATAGATGCAGAGGCGGGAAGGCTTTACAGACTGATAAACAATCTGATGGATCTTTCTAAGATAGAGACAAACCAGCTGAAGCTGAGGATTGAAGACGTTTCTGCGGCGGAATTGATAAACGAAGTGATAATTATTTTTGAAAACCGGTTGAAAGAAAAGGGTTTAAAGTTTTCCACGGATATTCCCAAAGATCTCCCTAAAGTGAAAGCCGACCCGGACTGGCTCAGGCAGGTCTTTATCAACCTCCTGGACAATGCCATTAAATATACCCAGAGTGGTGGCAGGGTCTGGATTGAAGCTGAGCCAAAAGGGGATGTGGTAGAATTTAGAGTATGCGACACTGGCATAGGTATCCCGGAGGAAGACCTGCCTAGAGTCTTTGAGAGGTTTTACAGGGTTGACAAAGCCCGATCTCCGGAAATGGGCGGCAGCGGACTCGGTCTTGCCATAGTAAAACACATAGTCAGGGCTTTCGGCGGAGATATCAGGGTCGAAAGCAGAGTAAACCAAGGCAGTAAATTCATATTTACGCTTAAAAGGTCCAAGTAAAGTTACTTTATTTTACAATTACTTAACAGCACGACAAAATTTTTTTAACAAATGAAGGTTAAAATAAGTTTAAAGCTTGAGGGGGAGGCGACCTGCCATAAAAAACAAAATTTATACCAGAAATCTTAATATCTACTACGGCGAATTTCGGGTGCTGAAAGACATTAATATTGAAATAAAAGAAAAAAAGGTGACCGCCCTGATAGGACCATCGGGATGCGGCAAATCGACTTTTTTGAGGTCTTTAAACCGGATGAACGACCTTATTGAAAATACTCGTATAACCGGCAAGGTATATCTGGATGATAAGGACGTATACGATTCGGATGTGAATGTGATAGAACTTCGCAAGAGGGTCGGCATGGTATTTCAGAAACCGAATCCGTTTCCTATGTCCATATACGACAATGTGGCTTACGGCCCCAGGATTCACGGTATAAGGGACAAAAACCGGTTGGATGAAATAGTGGAGCGAAGCCTGCGGGGGGCGGCCCTTTGGGATGAAGTGAAAAATAGGCTTAAGGATTCAGCACTAGGGTTGTCCGGAGGACAGCAGCAGCGCCTTTGTATAGCCAGGGTGCTGGCGGTGGAACCCGAGGTAGTTTTGATGGATGAACCCTGTTCAGCATTAGATCCCATATCGACGATGAAGGTAGAGGAATTAATCGAGCAGCTAAAAGAGAATTATACCATAGTAATAGTGACCCACAATATGCAGCAGGCGGGAAGGATATCCGATTTCACAGCTTTCTTTTTAAGTGGTGAGCTGGTGGAATTCGGACTAACAAAAGAGCTTTTTTACAATCCAAAAAATAAAAAAACCGAAGAATATATTACAGGCCGTTTTGGTTAATAGGAGGAAAGAAAATGACGACGATGAGACCTGCTTTCGACAGAGAACTAGAAGAACTCCAGCAGGATATTCTAAAAATGGGCAGCATGGTGGAACAACAGATTTACAACGCCGTAGAATCGCTGGTAAAAAAAGATGAAAAGCTAGCCAGAAAAGTGATCGAAGATGACAATATAGTTGATAAAATGCAGCATCTGATAGAAGACAAGTGCGTTAAACTCATAGCCACGCAGCATCCTCTGGCAAAGGACCTTAGAGTGATCTTCACCGGAGTAAAGATAGCCACCGATTTGGAGAGAATGTCTGACAACGCCGTGGATATCGCTAAAACTACCATAAGATTACTGGACCAGCAGTATATAAAGCCGCTCATCGACATACCCAGGATGGCTCAGCTCACCCGTGAAATGGTTAGAAATGCACTGGATGCGTATATAAATCAGGATGTAAAGGCGGCCCAGAGGGTATGCGATACCGACGATGCGATTGACAAACTCTACTCTCAAATTTTTAGGGAGCTTCTGGTTATTATGATAGAGGACCCAAGGACGATCTCACAGGTCACCCAGCTTTTATTCGTCTCTAGGTTTCTCGAGCGTATCGCCGATCACGCCACGAATCTGGGAGAATGGATAATATACGTTGTTACCGGAGAAAAGAAAGAGCTCAACAATTGATCCCAGTCAGCCCAAAAGGGGCTGCTTTTTTTGTTTCGAATAAATTATAAAGCCTCGGGTAAAGATAAAAAAGAAAAATTTTCAATACGGGGTGAATTTTATGCCAGTGGGGGTAACTCTACTTCTTGTACTAGCTGTATTAATATACTTTGGGCTTTTGCAAAGAGTTGTGGATAGGATGCACATGTCGGACAAAACAGCCCTTATCTTCATAGGAGCAATGATAGTCGGTACTTTCCTGCCCAACATACCTCTCGGCAGGGGGTTATCTATAAATATCGGTGGGGGCCTTGTGCCAATTGCACTTGTTGTTTACCTCATCGTTACCGCTGATAGCGCGGAGGAAAAAGTTCGCTCCATAAGTGCCGCTGCATTAGCGGGGCTTGCTGTTTACGCCGGAGGTAGGCTTCTGCCCGCAGAACCGGAAACTACCTATTTAGATCCGCTTATAGTTTTTTCTCTACTTGCAGGCGTAATAGCTTATATTTTCGGGCGGTCAAGGCGCGGCGCTTTTATCGCGGGAGTGATGGGTATTTTAATTTCCGATATAATCTATGCCTTTGGTGCGGCTGGTAGGCCTATAGGTACCACTATTGGGGGTGCGGGTGTATTCGACGCGGCGGTGATCGCGGGAGTTATAGGAGTAGCCCTTTGCGAATTTGTGGGTGAGACCAGAGAAAAGCTCCAGGGAGGTACAGCCAAAGCCGAAAAGAAACGGGAAGAAGGTGAAAAAAATGAGGACAGGTAGGGTTCTGACAGCGCTTTTAATATTATATATGGTTTTTAGCATCGCTTTTTCCGGGATTTCTTTTGCAGAAGAAGAAAAAAAGAATGGGTACTTCACTATTTATGAGGAAAAGACCAATAAAAAGATATTCTGTACCGCGAGAGTTGTGAACGTAGGGGATGAGTATTTGGACGAGGATAATAACCTTTACGAAATTATTAAGGTCGAAGGTGACAAAGCTTACGCTCGGTTTAAAGAAAAGGTGGATATTGAAAAATCTTTAAGCGCTTTGCAGAACGTCGGGGATGGAAGCGCTTTAAAAACATCGGTGCTTCAAGGGAGGCGATTAGTGGCAATATACCATACCCACAGTGATGAGTCCTATTTACCCACAGACGGCAAATCCAGCATACCCTACAAGGGAGGAATTTTTAAAGTAGGTGAAGCCTTAAAAGAAGCCCTTGAACGAAGGGGCATAACCGTCATCCATTCCAATCAATCCCATGATCCGCACGATGCGGCGGCTTACCAGAGATCGCGCCGTACAGCCATGGAACTTTTAAAGAAAGGTCCAGATGCGCTCATAGACGTGCACAGAGATGCGGTACCGGCTGAGGAGTATGCCGCTCAAATAAACGGTAAGTCCATAGCTAAAGTTCAACTTGTTGTAGGACGGCAGAATCCGCAGATAGAGTCTATCAATAATTTCGCCTGGCAGTTAAAGGCCCTAGCCGATAAAAAATATCCGGGGCTGGTCAAAGGTATTTTTTACGGTAAAGGCAATTACAATCAGGATCTTTTCCCGAGGACGATACTCGTTGAGGCGGGCACTTATACCAATTACAGGGACAAAGCCCAGGAAGGGGTGGAAATCCTTGCCGACGTCATAGCGACTACCCTTTACGGTTCCGATTACCAGAAAAAGGGCGCACCGGGAGCGGGTGGCACTACCCGGGTTCCCGGCGAGGGCGGCAGTGCGGTTAGGGCTATCTTCTGGATAATTGCACTCTGCGCAATAGGTTTTATAGCCTACATGCTGATTAGTACCGGTGGAAGGAAAGAACTTTCAAGCAAACTGAGGCGATTCATGGGCTCCGAGTTTGCCAATTTCCTGGGAAGCTTCAAGAGAAAAGGGAAAAACGGCAACCAAGGCGACCAGACGGGTAGCGAGGGCTGATGTATGCAGGACTATCTTGCGGTGGTATCCGTAGGTCTTGCTATGGGGACCCTGGGCAGGCTGTACCTACTGCGCGTTGACTACAGACAATATCCGAGTTATCCCCAGGGCTACATGGTCCACCTGGCCCTCGGGTTTATAGCAGCCTTTCTGGGGGCTGTGGCTATACCGGCTCTGGTCGCGAAGGAATATACGGCTGTTACTTTCCTCGCCTTGGCCGCCCAGCAGTTCAGAGAAATAAGGGACATGGAACGGGAGAGCCTTAAGAATATCGAAGATACGGAGCTGGTCCCCAGGGGGGCGGCTTACGTTGAAGATATAGCCAAAGCTTTCGAGTCCAGGAACTATCTGGCTATGCTCACGGCTCTTATAACCAGTGCGGTGGTGGAATATTTTAAAAACATAGTATTGGGTATTTTTATAGGTGTAGCGCTGATTTTATCATTGAGCTACTTTACCAGGAGGAAGCGAATCCAGGACATTGCAACGGTGAGGCCCGCAAAGATCCATTTTCAGGGTTCCATTTTGTGCATAGAAAACATCAAAGTTATGAACGTCGGTCATCCCGACTCCAGAAAAATTTTCATAGAAAAAGGCCTTGCTGTAATGATTGAGCCCAAAGACGACGACGCAAGGGCAACGCTGGCAAATATAGGACAAAGGCAAGCGATAGCCCACGATGTTGCGGCGCTCCTGGGCGTAAAAAGAGATGTAGACGAAGTAGACTTCATGCCGCTGGTGAGGATCGATCTGAAAACCGGGAGGGTGGGGCTTGTTATCGTGCCAATGGAAAAGGATATGGAGAGCCTGATAGAAGCCGTCAAATTGGTGCCCGTGCTGGAGAGCTCCAGGAGAAAACCATTGAAATCAAAGGCCGGGCGAAGCGCTTCGGATTGAGGTGATCGGGTGGAAAATATAGGAGTAAAAGAAGTTATACTTGCAGTAGTAACTTTAAACAAAGATCAGCCGGCTTCCGGCGTCCCTGTGTTCTACGCTAGGGATGAAGCAGAAAGGGACAGGATAGCCGCACTTCTTGCCAGGATCCTTTCAGGCGTGGTTCACGACCTGGAAAACGGGTCGTATATTATTGTAAGGCACTGATGGGGGAATGGTATTGAGAATAATATATTCCTGCTATTGGGGCAGCTATCTGGCGGTGGTGGCTGCTTCCTTACATCTCGGACTCATAGAGGAATTCGATCTTAAAAGTATACTTCAATTGCCGTTTTTCGGAAAATTACCGGAATGCGAACTTGGCAGGATATACTATATGGGGACCGATAACATAGGCCGCAGGGTTTACATAATGGGGTCGAAAAAAGCAGGAAGAGTTGTCGAAAGGGCCCTGAAAGGTATAGCCGGCATTTATGATATGAATAGTAATTCGGTGGTTTTTGCCGACCTCTTACCTTACGGCAACGTCTTTTATTCCATCGGATGTTTTTTAGTCCACAGGCTTAAATTAAAAACACTTGGCAACGCTTTTTTAATCTTGGGACTTAAAAAAAGTTTTCGAAGTATAAAGCGTTTCGTTGAGGAGATAAAGGAAAAATCTGAGTGAAAAGGTGGTAAAATGAAGATTTTTTACTGCTGCTACGGGAGCGCACACTCATCGGTGGTGGCCGCCGCCATACACCTCGGCATGCTTCCCTCGGACAGGTTGCCGGATGCCGAAGAATTCGAGAGGCTGCCCCGTTACGATAAAACCAGTTCCTGCGAAATAGGATATCCTTTTTTTATGGGCAAGGATGAAAAGGAAAATGAGGTTTTTATAATAGGTATGACAAGCCAGCGAGAACTGGTCAAAAGAGCAATCGCAAGTTTTCTCGAGCATAGCGGAGTCAACACGGAGAATCTGCTTTTTATAGATACCCTCCCCTTTGTAAACTTAAAGACAAAAATTGGGGGTATTCTTTCGCGACGCTTAGGGCTTGTTTCTCTGGGCAGGCCCCTCACGATAGAGGGAATTCGGGAGAAATACTTTGATTTTGTAAAATTGGTACAAGATGTCAAAAAAAGGGCAGACACCAAAACAAAAACTTGACTTACCCGCGCATTTGGGCAATAATATTAATTGATTGATAGCTGGTAATAAAAGTAGCTATTATTTTTTTAAAGGGGCAGTCGACGTTGAAGAGAGCTTTAATAAAGAGGGTAAAACGGGGGAGCCTAGCAGAAGAAGCCGGCCTTAAAAAAGGCGATGAAATTCTGATGATAAACGGCGAAAACTTAAAGGATATACTCGATTATAAATTTCTTTCCACCGACGAAACATTGCGTTTACATGTAAGGTCAAAGGAAGGCAGGATAAGGATACTGACCGTCGAAAAGGATTTTGATGAAGACCTGGGAATCGAATTCGAAAATCCGTTGATAGACGGCATTAGGCGCTGCAAAAACCGGTGCATCTTCTGCTTCGTAGACCAGATGCCAGAGGGCCTCAGGCCTTCTCTTTACGTAAAGGATGACGATTACCGCCTGTCCATCCTGGAAGGCACTTTTATAACGCTTACCAACCTGACTACCGAAGACCTTAACAGGATCGTTTCAATGAAGTTAAGTCCGCTATATATATCCGTCCACGCCACATCCGGAGCCGTGAGGAAATTCATGCTCAAAAACCCGGCTGCAGCTAACATAATGGAGACGTTGAAATATTTAAAAGAAAACGGTATATTTTTTCACTGCCAGATCGTGCTGTGCCCGGGAGTAAACGATAAAGAGGTGCTTGACCGCACTTTAAATGACCTGATTTCCCTACAGCCTTCCGTTCTATCGGTAGCCGTGGTTCCTGTGGGAGTGACGAAGTACCGCGATGGCCTATACCCTCTCAGGCGATTTACCCGCGAAGAGGCAGAAGAGATTATTGACCGTGTAGAATCCTTGCAGCGTGAAAACCTGAGACGTTTCGGTACCCGCCTGGTGTTTTTGGCCGACGAATTTTACGAAATTGCAAAGAGAGATTTCCCGCCTTTTGAATCCTATGAAGATTTTCCCCAGTGGGAAAACGGCGTGGGTATGGTGGCCTTATTAAAAAAACAACTCGAAGAGTACATTGAAAGGGTTCCGACCGAACTGCCCAAAAGTAGGCGGGTGGTGATAGCCACCGGAGTATCGGCTTTCAGGTTCCTTCAGGAGGCCTTGTTGCCTTTGCGCAAAATTAAGAACCTGGATTTTGAAATACGTCCTATAAAAAATAACTTTTTCGGAGAATCGGTCACCGTTGCTGGACTGATAACGGGAAGAGATTTGATAGATCAGTTAAAGGACCTGGGACAGAAAGATGCGCTGCTTTTACCAGAAGTAATGCTAAAGGACAGAAAAGTATTTCTGGACGGTTTTACCGTTCGCGATGTAGAACGAAGTCTCGGCACCTGGGTGGTTGTCGTCGGTATAGACGGAAAAGACTTTCTCGAAAAACTTACGGGAATAAATTTGGGGGTAAAACTATGAGCTTTACTGTTGCCATAGTTGGAAGGCCGAATGTAGGAAAATCCACGTTGTTTAATCGGATTATAGGTAAAAGAATTTCCATCGTTGACGATAAGCCCGGAGTAACCCGGGATAGAATTTACGGCCAGGTGGAATGGAGGGGAAAGAAATTCACCCTCGTTGACACCGGCGGTATCGACCCTGAGGGCTCCGATGTTATGACGAGCCACATAAGGCGCCAGGTGGAATTTGCCATCGATAGTTCCGATCTCATCCTTTTCCTGCTGGATTCAAAAGAGGGGCTTTTACCCACCGATAAGGAGGTGGCTGCGCTCCTTCG
The DNA window shown above is from Thermosediminibacter oceani DSM 16646 and carries:
- the pnpS gene encoding two-component system histidine kinase PnpS gives rise to the protein MLKDHFRKSNFMTVTIYIILLILFTSLQNLYLKSIQRDLEADAVFFASEVKAPMAAGKYQEVGRVVQDLSRQFYKSITVINTFGNRIAEVGEFRERDLPLEGILKGKNYVDKNAFQILISRQFSAAVPILFENKIHGAVVVGLPPDEVNKILWINLLFFFTVFFGILRSVLLLKKVDTHIIKPISTMIEVSRNFAAGNFTRTVHVNSLDEIGQLSKELNLLAKKLRITLEELNEKTAGVEDLLAGIVDGIIVVDAQRRVMLINPAACKLVGADSEKSAGKKLISIIRNYQLDEAVKKTLKEGSPYFKEIVLLPREQILKVHITPIKDRAGRISGSVIVMRDITELKHLEKLRSEFLANVSHELRTPLTSIKGFVETLLEGAYKDPGLAKRFLSIIDAEAGRLYRLINNLMDLSKIETNQLKLRIEDVSAAELINEVIIIFENRLKEKGLKFSTDIPKDLPKVKADPDWLRQVFINLLDNAIKYTQSGGRVWIEAEPKGDVVEFRVCDTGIGIPEEDLPRVFERFYRVDKARSPEMGGSGLGLAIVKHIVRAFGGDIRVESRVNQGSKFIFTLKRSK
- the pstB gene encoding phosphate ABC transporter ATP-binding protein PstB, encoding MKNKIYTRNLNIYYGEFRVLKDINIEIKEKKVTALIGPSGCGKSTFLRSLNRMNDLIENTRITGKVYLDDKDVYDSDVNVIELRKRVGMVFQKPNPFPMSIYDNVAYGPRIHGIRDKNRLDEIVERSLRGAALWDEVKNRLKDSALGLSGGQQQRLCIARVLAVEPEVVLMDEPCSALDPISTMKVEELIEQLKENYTIVIVTHNMQQAGRISDFTAFFLSGELVEFGLTKELFYNPKNKKTEEYITGRFG
- the phoU gene encoding phosphate signaling complex protein PhoU, with translation MTTMRPAFDRELEELQQDILKMGSMVEQQIYNAVESLVKKDEKLARKVIEDDNIVDKMQHLIEDKCVKLIATQHPLAKDLRVIFTGVKIATDLERMSDNAVDIAKTTIRLLDQQYIKPLIDIPRMAQLTREMVRNALDAYINQDVKAAQRVCDTDDAIDKLYSQIFRELLVIMIEDPRTISQVTQLLFVSRFLERIADHATNLGEWIIYVVTGEKKELNN
- a CDS encoding DUF1614 domain-containing protein; translation: MPVGVTLLLVLAVLIYFGLLQRVVDRMHMSDKTALIFIGAMIVGTFLPNIPLGRGLSINIGGGLVPIALVVYLIVTADSAEEKVRSISAAALAGLAVYAGGRLLPAEPETTYLDPLIVFSLLAGVIAYIFGRSRRGAFIAGVMGILISDIIYAFGAAGRPIGTTIGGAGVFDAAVIAGVIGVALCEFVGETREKLQGGTAKAEKKREEGEKNEDR
- the spoIIP gene encoding stage II sporulation protein P, whose amino-acid sequence is MRTGRVLTALLILYMVFSIAFSGISFAEEEKKNGYFTIYEEKTNKKIFCTARVVNVGDEYLDEDNNLYEIIKVEGDKAYARFKEKVDIEKSLSALQNVGDGSALKTSVLQGRRLVAIYHTHSDESYLPTDGKSSIPYKGGIFKVGEALKEALERRGITVIHSNQSHDPHDAAAYQRSRRTAMELLKKGPDALIDVHRDAVPAEEYAAQINGKSIAKVQLVVGRQNPQIESINNFAWQLKALADKKYPGLVKGIFYGKGNYNQDLFPRTILVEAGTYTNYRDKAQEGVEILADVIATTLYGSDYQKKGAPGAGGTTRVPGEGGSAVRAIFWIIALCAIGFIAYMLISTGGRKELSSKLRRFMGSEFANFLGSFKRKGKNGNQGDQTGSEG
- a CDS encoding YIEGIA family protein; translation: MQDYLAVVSVGLAMGTLGRLYLLRVDYRQYPSYPQGYMVHLALGFIAAFLGAVAIPALVAKEYTAVTFLALAAQQFREIRDMERESLKNIEDTELVPRGAAYVEDIAKAFESRNYLAMLTALITSAVVEYFKNIVLGIFIGVALILSLSYFTRRKRIQDIATVRPAKIHFQGSILCIENIKVMNVGHPDSRKIFIEKGLAVMIEPKDDDARATLANIGQRQAIAHDVAALLGVKRDVDEVDFMPLVRIDLKTGRVGLVIVPMEKDMESLIEAVKLVPVLESSRRKPLKSKAGRSASD
- a CDS encoding capping complex subunit for YIEGIA, which produces MENIGVKEVILAVVTLNKDQPASGVPVFYARDEAERDRIAALLARILSGVVHDLENGSYIIVRH
- a CDS encoding DUF3189 family protein — encoded protein: MRIIYSCYWGSYLAVVAASLHLGLIEEFDLKSILQLPFFGKLPECELGRIYYMGTDNIGRRVYIMGSKKAGRVVERALKGIAGIYDMNSNSVVFADLLPYGNVFYSIGCFLVHRLKLKTLGNAFLILGLKKSFRSIKRFVEEIKEKSE
- a CDS encoding DUF3189 family protein, which codes for MKIFYCCYGSAHSSVVAAAIHLGMLPSDRLPDAEEFERLPRYDKTSSCEIGYPFFMGKDEKENEVFIIGMTSQRELVKRAIASFLEHSGVNTENLLFIDTLPFVNLKTKIGGILSRRLGLVSLGRPLTIEGIREKYFDFVKLVQDVKKRADTKTKT
- a CDS encoding DUF512 domain-containing protein, encoding MKRALIKRVKRGSLAEEAGLKKGDEILMINGENLKDILDYKFLSTDETLRLHVRSKEGRIRILTVEKDFDEDLGIEFENPLIDGIRRCKNRCIFCFVDQMPEGLRPSLYVKDDDYRLSILEGTFITLTNLTTEDLNRIVSMKLSPLYISVHATSGAVRKFMLKNPAAANIMETLKYLKENGIFFHCQIVLCPGVNDKEVLDRTLNDLISLQPSVLSVAVVPVGVTKYRDGLYPLRRFTREEAEEIIDRVESLQRENLRRFGTRLVFLADEFYEIAKRDFPPFESYEDFPQWENGVGMVALLKKQLEEYIERVPTELPKSRRVVIATGVSAFRFLQEALLPLRKIKNLDFEIRPIKNNFFGESVTVAGLITGRDLIDQLKDLGQKDALLLPEVMLKDRKVFLDGFTVRDVERSLGTWVVVVGIDGKDFLEKLTGINLGVKL